The Littorina saxatilis isolate snail1 unplaced genomic scaffold, US_GU_Lsax_2.0 scaffold_876, whole genome shotgun sequence DNA window CCTTATCGTGCTCATGCGTGCAGAGTGTTCAGTCATCTCGAAGAGTCTGCACACAGTTCTCTCTcggaaataatttttttttcttctcttgccCAGACCTGACtgaaacggtgtgtgtgtgtgtgtgtgtggaggggggggagagatgcgAACAGAGCTTGCACTGGAAGACCGTGAACAACGACTAACGGCTTAATAGATATGCTTTAAATAAATAGTATTGATAAAGCTCATTGGTTAAACACAAACATTCCGTGTTTTGATAGATAAAAGGTTCGGGCTTATTATGTTTTGAATAATGCATTTGCCTTTCTTATGTTCAAGGAATCGGGCTCTAGGAACATCGTCCGCTTGTGCAACCCTTGGAATGATGATCTCACCTTATGGAAATATTCTGGTAAGTTCTTCCAATGACATGAATGAAACCATGAACATCGTCATGATAGTGTATGGATGGCATCATCCTAGTTGCTGCAGTAGATCTTGCCGGCACATGGGACATCCTCTTTAAAAAAGTCGCAACTAAGAAAGAAAATGAATTATGAGCTTGTGGTAATACGTGCTTCAGCCTTTCGTTCTTGAAATAATGAGTGCACTAGCATGTGCAATTATGTTTActgaacattttgttgttgtgtagtAAAGTTAAATGTTATATGTTgtttcatgttttgtttgttgatgttGTGATTGACCAATTAACACGAATTTCTCCTTCGAGATAACAAAGTGTTCAATGTCCAtgttctcctcctcttctttaATATCATCCACCTCCAcctccgtgtcaccacagtggtacgtaaaagacctcggtcattctgccataagtgcaggtggctgattacacctaaacacgaacacacctgggtagcgcgactctgttgctgctagctttccaccggtaggaagtgacccgaatttccctgCATTGGGATAATacaataaagtaaagtaaatgaAATACAATGAAATGTTTTGCAGGCAGACTACGCTATCTGGGCGCCAGGAGCAGTGTTCGGGGCTTGTTGTGCGCTGGCCGTACTGTGTCTGCTGGCTCTGCCTGAAAGCAAGGACAGAGAGCTGCCACAGACCACGCATGACGTGGAAATGTGGtataatgacgtcacttccACTAAAAAGAAATATCGCTGTTGCGAGAGAAGCGGCCAGGAAGAGTCGGTCTATGACTGATATCAAACCGAGTAGTGTACCAACATGTTCTGTTCAATAAATCCAAAGGAAAACATTTCTGTCTACAAACAGTTTTCAGTTTTCGTGACTCTGGTGGATGTGTGAGCATTGTAGGTTTACTGTTCTGAAGAAAACATCAGCTGACAGAAGAAATGCACAATAAATAAGGCGTTAAATAAATCACTTCGGATGCGTCAGGCTGTGCACAGCTGCAAGGAGCGTCAGTGCATTTGGCTACTAAACTTTTCACAATTGTCTGTctactgtctgtctgcctgcctgcctgcctgcctgtctgtctctctatttgtctgtctgtctgtctgtctgtctctctctctctctctctctctctctctcacacacacacacacacacacacacacacacacacacaccctctttctctctctctctctctctcactctctctctctctctctcttctctctctctctctctctctctctctctctctctctctctatctgtctctctttctctctctacgtacacacacatgcacacaaacacacacaaacacacacagatacacacacacacacacaaatacacaaacaaacacacacacacacacacacatacacacacacactcacacactcacacacacatacaagtttacatacacacagatgTTCGTTCTCATGCCCTTGTTGGACTGCTCCAAACATTGTCTAGTCCTTATTTAAAACGTAACTTTGTTTTTGAGGGCAGTGTGCCAAATATACACTATCGCGAATACAGGAACATAACGACAGCGGAGTGCCATTTTGAGGGCAACATGGCACCATTGCGAAGCCTAGCCTTGGCTTTCATAGCGTACCATTGTAAGTCTTCTTTCTACATAGTTGTGTAAATGTATGTTTGTGAAACTACAAAAAATGAAGCTATTATTATGAGTATCCAAACAGAAGGTGTAGGAACTGAGAgattgtgcagagtgggaaacgcgtttaaatctctctctctctctctctctctctctctctctctctctctctctctctctctctctctctctctcacagacacagtgtgtgtgtgtgtctgtctgtctgtctctgtctatgtctctctctctctctctctctctctctctctctctctctctctctctcactcacagacacagtttgtgtgtgggtctgtctgtctgtctctgtctctgtctatgtctctctctctctctctctctctctctctctctctctctctctctctcactcacagacacagtttgtgtgtgggtctgtctgtctgtctctgtctatgtgtgtgtgtctctctctctctctctctctctctctctctctctctctctctctctctctctctctctctctctctctctctctctctctctctcgagtatgtgccgtggaacgatagagcaTGTTTGAAAGCCGATAATATATGTTAacactgtaaacttgtttgtcgttgcacctatccatattgtttattcatgcgctggatatgtctttaggtttaagagagagagagtgagagcgtgcgtccgttcgtgtgagtatatgttggagagaaatagataagaccgggtgattgtccataaatacaaacacacggcatgtattactgaccccccctccccacaccccgttgaaatgaacctctctctctctctctctctctctctctctctctctctctctctctctctttatctctctctatctctctctctctctctctcgctcgctcgctttCTCTCTTAAGGGTGCTAGTGTTAggctgcgtgtgtgtttatgtgagtgtgtatgcgtgtgtgattgtgtgtgtttatgtttttgtgtgtgtgtgtgtgtgtgtgtgtgtgtgtgtgtgtgtgtgtgtgtgtgcatggatgATCACTTACGTGTGTTATACGAGTATTACGGTCCAGTGTTTTCAACTTTAACTCATTTCAACATACCACTACCGGAAACGTTCATCACAACTAGGTTGCGAAGGAGCTCGTTGGTCGAGTGGTAGCCCCAAGAATGGAGCTATGCTGTACACTTGTAATGGTGGAACCGCGACGCTGTCATGGAACATCGACTTGACGACTGGTACGTTTATGTGTCAAACATGTGtcttatgtgtgtgcgtgtcgatCTGATTGGCTCTCTCTCCTTGTTTTGTGTGCCTCTTGCTATTGTAAACATCGAAGTCTTTGGTTGGCCATGCTAGCGTGTTTTCTCACCTCTAtcgaaatgagagagagagagagagagagagggagagctagagagagacagagagagacagagagagacagagagagatagagagagaaagacagagagacacagagagatagagagagagaaagagagagagacagagagagacagagagagacagagagagagacagagagacacagagagatagagagagagaaagagagagagagagagagatagagagagagaaagagagagagagagaaagagagagagatagagagagagagagaggacgtgaCAGTGGGTGTGTCTTGtgatgtgtctctgtctctctctggttgtttgtatatatgcatGGGAAGCccttgtgtgtttatgtttttgtgtgtgtgtgtggggggggggtgtatatgtgtgggtgtgggtgtgtgtatgcatggATGATCACTTACGTGTGTTATACAAGTATTACGGTCCAGTGTTTTTAACTGTAACTCATTTCAACATACCATGCACCGGAAACGTTCATCACAACTAGGTTGCGAAGGAGCTCGTTGGTCGAGTGGTAGCTCCATTCTTGGCTTCACAGCTTGTGAATGACCTTAACCCTAATTACGTTTCACGCAAAACAGAAAAGTGTACCTCTGTACACAAATCCAATCGTTTCTCCACAGGCGATGTCATTCAGGACATCAAATGGTTTCTGGATGATATATCAATGGTCCGAGAAACCATTGCCACGTCCTCACGCGGCTCGTTCTTCCCCGTCCCTGGTTACGACACCAGGCTCAAGTTTCTGACCAATGCCGGCCTGCAGCTTGATCACGTGACGACAGGGGACGCCGGGAACTATTCCGTGGAGATAATAGGTCGTGACGGCTTCGGAGCTCAGTTCACCATGCGAAGATCGGTGCATGTAGAGGTTTTCAGTAAGTTGTTCTCGTGTTCGTCCATTTTCTCCTCCCGCATATTCTTGCTCCTTATATTTATTCTTCTTACATCGTATCAGTATCTGTTTATCCTTCAGGAGAAAAAATCTTCACATAGCGGCTGCTGTGCTTCTGCTTTGTTCCCACTTATTTGGCTAGTGTTTTTAATGTTCGTCGTGCTTGTCAAACACGTTCATGTCTTGTTCGACTATACACTTTGGTTTGCAGAGTGGAGGCTGCTTCAACAACCAATTTTGACAACATTAATTCCTGCGTTTTTCGCCACTAAAATTAATTCTGACTTTGAGACGAACTGAGCATAAACAAAGCACAAACACTAAcctttgcacacacacatgaaaaaagTAATGATGTTGACGACGGTCAACTTTCAGATGACCTTCCAACCACAGATCACATGTTGCACGTGATACACAGAGGTGTTACTGCAAAAGAGAACGAAAGTAACCTAGCGCTGGAGCTACGGTGTGGGAACTTCACCTACCCGGGTCGTCCACCCTTCGACGTCATGTGGCAGGTACATTTGTTGAAGTTAATAAGGTAGACATGTATGGTCAAATGTTTAACAGATTTGTGAAAGTTGTTATTTTCTAAAGTGATATTTCAATTATTAACCGATCGTCAAGAGAAAAGCTTAACTTGTTAAAGTTGTAACATTCTAAATATACACAACATCGTTAACAGAGTAATCAAAAGCAAAGACAATTCACTTTTCATATCCTGTTGAAATTCAATTCGTTTTATCATTCTTGGGTCAAGATGGCCTGTTACATTGAGGAAGACAATACATTGGACAGCAGAACCCATCGACGTTCAAACCCCCCTGGAGCTGACACTTGAATTGACGAAAGCACGTGCAGTGTCTATTGATTGAGTTATCAAAAATCAGATAGGCTGCCAACGTTCAGAATTCAAAAACAAGGAGCAAAAATCCATAAACagatgtaacgttttgttttgtcaataataaacgttctgATTACCTACcattcctttttttaatttttattatatAGCGTAGTTTGGCCATAACTGTACTGTCACACAAAATCGTGACAGCAAACACAAAAAGTATACTCAAAGATAATGTCAGTATTTTCTTATTACGTGTTGTTTGGTGACTTTTTCCTTTGTTTGAGGAATCAAATATTGTTGCTTGATTTGTTTCTGTTAATTGTTACACGTTAATTTACATTTGTGATCTATTTGTTATGTTATATAGCTTCCATCCGGCACGGTTTTGATAAATTCCACGAGTTACGAAAACGGCCAGTTTGTTCTGAGGTTGCCTGCCCCGGTGAAGGGAGGTAACTACACGTGTCGTATTCCTCGACAGTCGTCTACTCTTGCTTGTCTCGCCGAAGACAGTGTGAGTGAAAATTTAATTATTTGTGTAAATTGTGTATGTTTTTGACGTTTTGGCCCCAAGGGGTTTAGAAACCGAATTAAAACAAACGTAAACCAATATTGAATATGGATACAGACATACCTagccaagcacacacacacacgagagcgGAAATGCACTCACAAACGCAAACAGCTCGCagtgtagaacacacacacacacacacacacacacacacacacacacacacacacacacacaatgctcaATTTATGGCGATATTCAGATAAAAAGCTTCACTCagcaagagaaagggggaatgtacgttctggctcaccgattccgacagaccctaaatattaacgcaaaataggcttctggactaaacttttactaaaatgaaacatgcgacaaaatcaaaaaatactgcataaatccatacaaaaaaaaatacagtaaagtaaggttgttttgaaccaatgccgggtctgtcggaatcagtaacccagaacgtacattctccctttctcttatgcaacattcttaagctcaatacgctctctcatttacaaactttacttcatatgttctttcactgttagaattatatctgatacatgcaatgtgactgtctaaacgaatagttaactctttacaagtgattctatttttactttttcttcccgtcctatttgaatccccttttttaaaaactgctttttcagatcttctatatcgattggcttgttatattcagctcgtgtttttgtttgaatacttgctttcttacttttgtagtcatcaaagtctgtttgtatctgtttgaattcttcgtcagaaacttttgaatcttcaagtgctttactgatagacagttttaggctagacaattttgatgatgcaagagtggaaatggattcgtgtttttcaagctttttcacaatttttttcattatagctgatgctataaatgataaaccaccaactgctgctgccacaccacctaggattagagaaactggagtccctactccggtagctaacagaattgttcccgttacacctgcagctgatgcaaggattgtagaaccagtgctggcattagaaaggctgttgtaagttgttgagtacttacgtctagcgcgagaatatttttctaattcatcttctagttgtttttgtatattactaatgtgtgccagtctgaattgttgactttctgctgcactttcatcaatattaggataaagcttcacactgctagtcatctttttaatgcaaaatataaaatatttatcttaattctcactggccagtgtttctgctaagctttgaagctgttcattgcttaacaccttatctgtatagtagaaagcaatcaaatcaagataagtaagattaatacttcttatttctgttaaattatttatatctgcgttaacaacaacattttggtttgacgtctgtttttttattgtgttagaatccttttgaacagcaataaatactctgacttcttcaacatttaatggtctccagttgagatttattcctctcattagaacagtgtttgtggtttcttcccttttcctgacaactatatcaaatatcatagttgcattctgccctattggaagcttgggtataaaatcgacaatggtgtcagcgtccttttcaacactttgttttctgtgaatgagatagttgttcttatggaaaggtttaactgcaacttctcccctgctgttaaacgcaggaacaaggctaacaattagtggtttagcattgattgacttacggaatgtgtcgtcttttccaacaagagtgtatggactcacaaattcaaacttcatttcccagtcaatcttttttataacaggactaagtacccattttttattctgatgtttccacatgtagtatatgtcatcgacaattggatcaggtacattaacatcacggatttgacctagtttgaggaatcttggtttcttttcatcgtcgatttcctttctcttgtaataaccggtgtctgtaaactcgaatgcatacactgcaccaacttcagcattgctctcaaagtcgatagcgtctgctaaatctttcaactctatagttgaacatgcaacaggataagctattgtaggtccactcgacattttaatactcaatattttatggaactatttccaatgtaatgttaaacaaacaatcaactggttgtccactttgatttttcagatcaatgtgtaggaattcatgacacccttcctccaagtccttgaactgaagtgtcttaaatgttggcacgtgcattttacaaaaagaggcatcactcggtggaagaatcctaagcagatcagaacgctgatcattaaacagattataggatgtgttaagctctctcatgtgaacaaacagtacactgttaacatccatgtcaatgggacgtgttcccttgtatatttttgtaattccaagcatatcaaggagtttggttggaaactcaacgtttacttctctagttttgggcatagtaagagtagcaatgagacttgcatgatttaaactcgctgtaatacctactggagcaaacaattctttctctaaagtgcagaagtcatagtaaccatcttctacagaatgtgttttaccattaattctaacccagttgttattcttttttttactgatattataccaagtaaccttgtacataatttcatgcagtgcaactttcattcctccattttgattgttgatagggtttgcaagtttaactggcacaccagtcttcacatttgttagtgtgataaacattttttattcaacaacaaaaatgattcagtataaattcaacaaagacattaaatacaaaactggaccatattacaatccaaagactatttctttccatgagttggactttgctgtaacagaaacagaatccattcacgttaaagtgcctgacccattccattcttacctaaatcccccaatcaaaaatgatagtgttccaaagatgtggaactctcacccaattcagttctatcagaatcagttaaactttgcaatattctgtgcaaccacaggatgtggagtgtcctatgcagaccacatgaataattcaaacttactgacaaagtgtgtgtacacatttcacgtttactatcagtgcaggagaatcttgtctgaacttcaggcaccaatgccgcatgaaaagagctggaacccattcaacaataggataaacatgaaagtgtatgagcgtctctgcaatgaattcaatatagattttaagaccgactttaggcaaaagcaagacaaaaaccatggcatgggaacactatatttatggggtgtccacaggaggtataattttgattactggccaggtcatacatctttttcttcaaatgtgcaggtacagttaggatcaatagaacaagagcaccacaatgcatggactacttttatattagacaccggcaaaggtttcactggatcaggtgttgaaaggatcaatgaatctatccgaacatatgcgtggtgcttgctaggctcgcaggcacagacacgatcaaacataatgagaacaagcacagggtttggtgcacagaaacagttgttatcaaatttagaagatgtcataaactctgcagttgatctgccttccagcatcaaaaggtatcaagactctctccgttatgcaagatcaaaagttgactttgctgttggtaacggcctttacatgttaccttctgatctccagctgcagattggaacaataacaaattataacaatgaaatcattattgctagtgacacccagccgcttggaaagggtgaagaactgaattcagaaatcagaacgatgttacagccatatcacaatgaacagaaacaaagcgtgacaagtgaagatcacgctgcaggtgaagatcattctgtcactagggatgatcaagctgttagtattagtgatgatcatgaatcgcagaagactgctctagtaattggtggagtgggtgtaggcttacttttgctttattctcgttagcagaacacctgcaattaaaactattagagtccagagatgttcagccatgaaaccaacaactttacctgcaaaagataacagccagctaacaattgaaccaatgattcctggaagtgcatccaaagcttttgctgctagtttctttaatagttctgcaatgtgtttgagttgtttctttacccatcccggatcagatggagatgaaggtgaaggtggaggtggaggtgtgacagtgccacctgtgagtgttaacactaatgtgcttattgcaaatcctaacgcagttagtatactagctattgtgattccctgctctctgaaa harbors:
- the LOC138957705 gene encoding uncharacterized protein, translating into MAPLRSLALAFIAYHCCEGARWSSGSPKNGAMLYTCNGGTATLSWNIDLTTGDVIQDIKWFLDDISMVRETIATSSRGSFFPVPGYDTRLKFLTNAGLQLDHVTTGDAGNYSVEIIGRDGFGAQFTMRRSVHVEVFNDLPTTDHMLHVIHRGVTAKENESNLALELRCGNFTYPGRPPFDVMWQVHLLKLIR